One segment of Aquimarina sp. BL5 DNA contains the following:
- a CDS encoding VCBS repeat-containing protein, with protein sequence MITFLKNISVCIFLFILLTSCQNDERTYFFELLSNKETGINFQNELKDTPELNILTYLYYYNGGGIGVGDFNNDGWEDLYFISNQNENELYLNQKNFQFKEVTSDLLKDKEGWSTGVTIIDINQDGLQDIYLCKVGNYKGLKGKNKLFVNQGLDNEGIPIFKEEASLYNLDISSFSTQASFFDYDRDGDLDMYLLNHSVHPNRTYGRGTKRKQTDSLSGDRLYRNDNNKYIDVTKETGIFQGAIGYGLGIATSDINNDGYPDIYVGNDFFENDYLYINQNDGTFKEVITLGLNTIQHTSHFSMGVDIADINNDGWSDVLSLDMLPEDLTTYKSSGTEYGFTIYNQYLKNGYQPQYMQNAMQLNRGNNNFSEIAFFSGIAATEWSWAPLMGDYDNDGYKDIFISNGIKGATNDMDFISFIANDNIQKRVSEGMTKEDLALVDELPDKKTANYFYRNNGDLTFEDVSNVWSQNLGSYSNGAVYTDLDNDGDLDIVTNNINENAFVYQNHSDTLEHNNYIKLKLKGTAQNPHAIGAKATIYTDIGFQVSEAYTTRGYLSSVSPILHFGLGDSASIDSIGIRWPDGDRSVYKNIAINTTTTLSKGDVYASLFNISEPSYTFENDSIHIKFKHQDYETKDFSAEPLAPYAISNEGPHISTKDINKDGLEDVFVPGGRFRAGTLYLQEISGKFNKIEQPDLELYKKYEDVDQCFFDVDADGDLDLITIYGGNEKHSEYDTSPKLFINENGVFKVNLDAFPDLKINASVIITSDFDQDGDLDVFIGSNSEAGSYGKSPKNYLFQNNGKGIFKEVTKTSAPDLYSIGQVFDAEFIDINNDKYPDLILAGHYMPITILMNNGKGNYKKEIVPSLEKTNGWWNCIAVGDMDQDGDIDIVAGNWGLNSRLKASEEEPIQLCLNDFDDNGKVDPIVTYFYQGRETPIATKDELTKQIPQLNKKFLSYKAFSEANFKDYFSKGKIDQAEKKQVFTLKTIYFENKGNLDFTQRDLPWEAQVSSVQDILVHDINDDQYPDIILGGNTYEISTQLSRLDASYGVVLLNDKEGSFVSCENTSLKVNGAVRSIKTIKIKEEEYFLFGINNDSIQVVKKIKKKHE encoded by the coding sequence TTGATTACTTTTCTTAAGAATATTAGCGTTTGCATATTTCTATTTATACTTCTTACATCTTGTCAAAATGATGAGAGAACTTATTTTTTTGAATTATTATCAAACAAAGAAACTGGGATCAATTTTCAAAATGAATTAAAAGATACTCCAGAACTTAATATACTTACATATCTATATTACTATAATGGAGGAGGTATAGGTGTAGGAGATTTTAATAATGATGGTTGGGAGGATTTGTATTTTATTTCTAATCAAAATGAAAATGAGTTGTATCTCAATCAAAAGAATTTTCAATTCAAAGAAGTTACCTCTGACCTTCTTAAAGATAAAGAAGGATGGTCTACAGGTGTTACTATAATCGATATTAATCAGGATGGACTACAAGATATATATCTGTGCAAAGTTGGGAATTATAAAGGATTAAAAGGAAAGAATAAGCTGTTTGTAAACCAAGGATTAGATAATGAAGGTATTCCTATCTTTAAAGAAGAAGCATCTTTATATAACCTTGATATATCTAGTTTTTCTACGCAAGCTAGTTTTTTTGATTATGACCGTGATGGTGATTTGGATATGTACCTCTTGAATCATTCGGTGCATCCTAATCGAACGTACGGAAGAGGCACTAAAAGAAAACAAACAGATTCTCTATCTGGAGATCGATTATATCGAAATGATAACAATAAATATATAGATGTAACTAAAGAAACGGGTATTTTTCAAGGAGCTATAGGATATGGTTTAGGGATTGCTACAAGTGACATTAATAATGACGGATATCCTGACATTTATGTTGGGAATGATTTTTTTGAAAATGACTATTTATATATCAATCAAAATGATGGTACTTTTAAAGAAGTTATTACTTTAGGTTTAAATACAATACAGCATACATCTCATTTCTCTATGGGTGTTGATATAGCGGATATCAATAACGATGGATGGTCTGATGTTTTATCACTAGATATGTTGCCAGAAGACTTAACAACTTATAAATCATCCGGAACGGAATATGGATTCACAATATATAATCAATATCTTAAAAATGGATACCAACCGCAGTATATGCAAAATGCGATGCAGTTAAACAGAGGAAATAATAATTTTAGTGAGATTGCATTTTTTTCAGGAATTGCCGCAACAGAATGGAGCTGGGCGCCCTTGATGGGAGATTATGATAACGACGGTTATAAAGACATTTTTATTTCTAATGGAATAAAAGGAGCAACTAATGATATGGATTTTATAAGCTTTATTGCTAATGATAATATTCAGAAACGTGTCAGTGAAGGAATGACTAAAGAAGATTTAGCATTGGTTGACGAGCTGCCTGATAAGAAAACCGCGAATTACTTCTATCGTAATAATGGAGATTTGACTTTTGAGGATGTTTCTAATGTATGGTCACAGAATTTGGGATCGTATAGTAATGGTGCTGTATATACAGATTTAGATAATGATGGAGATTTAGATATTGTAACTAACAACATTAATGAAAATGCTTTTGTGTATCAAAATCATTCAGATACTTTGGAACATAATAATTATATAAAACTAAAATTAAAAGGAACAGCACAAAATCCACATGCCATAGGAGCTAAAGCAACTATTTACACTGATATAGGTTTCCAAGTTTCAGAAGCATATACAACCAGAGGGTATTTGTCATCGGTTTCGCCCATATTACATTTTGGATTAGGAGATAGTGCTAGTATAGATTCTATTGGTATTAGATGGCCTGACGGAGATAGGTCTGTGTATAAAAACATTGCAATAAACACTACAACTACCTTAAGTAAAGGTGATGTTTATGCCAGTCTCTTTAACATTAGTGAACCTTCATACACTTTTGAAAATGATTCCATACACATAAAATTTAAACATCAGGATTATGAAACTAAGGATTTTAGTGCAGAACCCTTAGCGCCTTATGCGATTTCTAATGAAGGGCCTCATATATCTACAAAGGATATAAATAAAGATGGATTAGAAGATGTTTTTGTTCCTGGAGGAAGATTTAGAGCAGGAACACTGTACTTACAAGAAATATCAGGAAAATTCAATAAAATTGAACAACCTGATCTAGAGTTATATAAGAAATATGAAGATGTAGATCAATGTTTTTTTGATGTAGACGCCGATGGTGATTTAGATCTGATTACAATTTATGGAGGTAATGAAAAACATTCTGAATATGATACAAGTCCAAAACTTTTCATTAATGAAAATGGTGTGTTCAAAGTTAACCTTGATGCTTTCCCTGATCTTAAAATCAATGCTTCAGTAATTATTACATCAGATTTCGATCAGGATGGTGATCTGGATGTTTTTATTGGAAGTAATAGTGAGGCAGGATCTTATGGGAAATCTCCAAAAAATTATCTTTTCCAGAATAATGGCAAAGGTATTTTTAAAGAAGTAACCAAAACCAGTGCTCCGGATTTATATAGTATCGGACAAGTCTTTGATGCAGAGTTTATTGATATCAATAATGACAAATATCCAGATTTAATACTGGCAGGACATTATATGCCAATTACAATTCTAATGAACAACGGTAAAGGAAACTATAAAAAAGAAATAGTGCCTTCATTAGAAAAAACAAACGGTTGGTGGAATTGTATTGCTGTTGGTGATATGGATCAGGACGGAGATATAGATATTGTTGCAGGTAATTGGGGGCTTAATAGTCGTCTTAAAGCTTCAGAAGAGGAGCCAATTCAGTTATGCCTTAATGATTTTGATGATAATGGTAAAGTAGATCCAATTGTTACCTATTTTTATCAAGGAAGAGAAACACCAATTGCCACCAAGGATGAATTAACTAAACAAATACCACAACTTAATAAGAAGTTCTTGTCATACAAAGCCTTTTCTGAAGCCAATTTCAAAGATTACTTTTCAAAGGGGAAAATTGATCAGGCAGAGAAAAAACAAGTATTTACGCTTAAGACGATATATTTTGAAAACAAAGGCAATCTAGATTTTACGCAGCGCGATTTGCCTTGGGAAGCACAGGTATCTTCTGTTCAGGATATATTGGTTCACGATATAAATGATGATCAATATCCTGATATAATTCTCGGGGGTAATACCTATGAGATCAGCACACAATTAAGTAGATTAGATGCATCATACGGAGTTGTACTCTTAAATGATAAAGAAGGAAGCTTTGTAAGTTGTGAAAACACGAGTTTGAAGGTTAATGGAGCTGTTAGATCCATTAAGACAATCAAGATTAAAGAAGAGGAATATTTTCTATTTGGTATTAATAATGACAGTATCCAAGTTGTAAAAAAAATAAAAAAGAAACATGAATAA
- a CDS encoding VCBS repeat-containing protein, with translation MNKFLYSGLILLIFFSCAKEKIEQKPVEQRNTLFTKLTPEKTSIDFINQVNNEKDFNIFTYRNFYNGGGVAIGDINNDGLPDLYLTANRKENKLYLNKGDFTFEDISKSSKTTGKNSWSTGVVMVDINADGLLDIYVCNAGNVKGDDQKNELFINNGPSEDSGIITFTEKAEEYNLADSGFTTHAAFFDYDKDGDLDVYILNNSFIPVSSLGYVNKRNLRAKDWDVPEILKGGGDKLLRNDDGVFTDVSEASGIFGSLIGFGLGVTIGDVNKDLLPDIYVSNDFYERDYLYINKGDGTFNEEIKDWVKHLSTSSMGADMADINNDGYPEIFVTDMLPEGDQRLKETSAFENYDLYKLKKSRDFYNQYMQNSLQLNNGDNTFSEIAFYSGVAKTDWSWGALLFDMDNDGYRDIYVSNGIYHDLTNMDFMNFFANDIIQKMTLTGKKEEVDSIINKMPSTPISNYAFKNNGDLSFSDATKTWGFEEPTFSNGSAYGDLDNDGDLDLVVNNFNMPVAIYKNNSEQGNNNYLKVKINGDSKNTFAIGSIVETYINNETLRQELIPTRGFQSSIDYIMTIGLGKRNIVDSLRVIYPDGKSQLIKDVTVNHQITLSHKDADHDYKYFSEKNDTYFKEIENTLDAHKEDQYVDFDYEGLIYKMQSREGPAMAIADINGDGNDDVFIGGAYGQPGKLYYQNGRGELTLSKFETETFFEDTVAIFEDIDGDQDLDLIIGSGGNFRGAKTGVRSYINDGRGYLSRGEIILPTVTNISTLAPYDYDQDGDIDIFVGSHSVIGTYGVSPQSYLLENKGKGKFIDITSNKAAEAKNTGMITDATWQDIDGDGKKDLILVGEWMSPKVFLNDGSSLNLIKTNLDEVSGWFNTVKATDLDNDGDVDLVLGNRGLNSIYQCSKERPSKMYINDFDNNGTVEQIVTQTINGKDIPIHLKNEITAQINVLKKQNLKFSEYATKAIDEIFSKEILDKTTIKTVNNFASLIAYNNGNNTFEIKELPKETQLSCICDIETKDVNKDGHLDLIVAGNNYNFKPQFSRLDASRGNVLLGDGKGNYKNQKASGFLVEDEVRVMHWMKNKSGEKYLLVGINNKAPKIFKIDNK, from the coding sequence ATGAATAAGTTCCTATATAGCGGTCTTATATTACTAATATTTTTTTCCTGTGCGAAAGAAAAAATAGAGCAAAAACCTGTAGAACAAAGGAATACTTTGTTTACCAAACTCACTCCTGAAAAAACAAGTATTGATTTTATTAATCAGGTCAATAATGAAAAAGACTTCAATATTTTTACCTACAGGAATTTTTATAATGGCGGCGGCGTAGCTATTGGTGATATAAATAATGATGGTTTACCTGATCTATATTTAACGGCCAATCGAAAAGAAAATAAATTGTACCTCAATAAAGGAGATTTCACTTTTGAGGATATTTCTAAATCTTCTAAAACCACAGGAAAGAATTCTTGGTCTACCGGAGTAGTCATGGTGGATATCAATGCAGATGGATTATTGGATATTTACGTATGTAATGCTGGTAATGTAAAAGGAGATGATCAGAAAAATGAACTTTTTATAAACAATGGTCCTTCAGAAGATTCAGGAATCATTACGTTTACGGAAAAGGCCGAAGAATACAATCTGGCCGATAGTGGGTTTACGACCCACGCAGCATTTTTTGATTATGATAAGGATGGAGATCTGGATGTATATATACTTAATAATAGTTTTATCCCTGTAAGTAGTTTAGGATATGTGAACAAACGTAACCTTAGAGCAAAGGATTGGGATGTTCCTGAAATTCTAAAAGGAGGAGGAGATAAACTACTAAGAAATGATGATGGGGTGTTTACAGATGTAAGCGAGGCTTCAGGTATATTCGGAAGTCTTATTGGTTTTGGATTAGGAGTAACTATAGGAGACGTGAATAAAGATCTGCTTCCTGATATTTATGTGTCTAATGATTTTTATGAAAGAGATTATCTCTATATCAATAAAGGTGATGGAACGTTTAATGAAGAAATTAAGGATTGGGTAAAGCATCTTAGTACCTCTTCTATGGGAGCAGATATGGCAGATATAAATAACGATGGATATCCAGAGATTTTTGTAACGGATATGTTACCTGAGGGTGATCAACGATTAAAAGAAACCAGTGCTTTCGAAAATTATGATTTGTATAAACTAAAGAAAAGCAGAGATTTCTATAATCAATATATGCAGAATTCACTTCAGCTAAATAATGGAGATAATACGTTTTCAGAAATTGCCTTTTATAGTGGAGTAGCAAAAACAGATTGGAGTTGGGGAGCTTTATTATTTGATATGGATAATGATGGCTATCGTGATATTTATGTAAGTAATGGAATCTATCATGATCTAACTAATATGGATTTCATGAACTTTTTTGCCAATGATATCATACAGAAGATGACTTTAACCGGTAAAAAAGAAGAAGTAGATTCTATTATTAATAAAATGCCTTCCACACCGATTTCTAATTATGCTTTTAAAAATAACGGAGATCTAAGCTTTTCTGATGCTACAAAAACTTGGGGTTTCGAAGAACCAACTTTTTCTAATGGATCCGCCTATGGAGATTTGGATAATGATGGAGATTTAGATTTGGTGGTCAATAATTTTAATATGCCAGTTGCTATTTATAAGAATAATAGCGAACAGGGAAATAACAACTATCTGAAAGTTAAGATTAATGGAGACAGTAAAAATACTTTTGCGATAGGTAGTATTGTCGAGACATATATTAACAATGAAACATTACGACAAGAATTAATTCCTACAAGAGGTTTTCAGTCATCGATAGATTATATAATGACGATCGGTCTTGGTAAGAGAAATATAGTAGATTCTCTTCGGGTTATTTATCCGGATGGAAAATCACAATTAATTAAAGATGTTACGGTGAATCATCAAATTACGTTGAGTCATAAAGATGCAGATCATGATTACAAGTACTTCTCAGAAAAAAATGACACCTATTTTAAAGAAATCGAAAACACATTAGATGCTCATAAAGAAGATCAATATGTAGATTTTGATTATGAAGGGTTAATTTACAAAATGCAATCCAGAGAAGGTCCAGCGATGGCAATTGCAGATATTAACGGAGACGGCAATGACGATGTTTTCATTGGTGGAGCCTATGGTCAACCTGGTAAGTTATATTATCAAAATGGAAGAGGTGAATTAACATTGTCTAAATTCGAAACAGAAACTTTTTTTGAAGATACCGTTGCTATTTTTGAAGATATAGATGGGGATCAAGACTTAGATTTAATAATAGGTTCAGGAGGAAATTTTAGAGGCGCTAAGACTGGGGTTAGGAGTTATATAAATGATGGAAGAGGATATCTTTCTAGAGGAGAAATAATTTTACCAACGGTTACTAATATATCTACATTAGCACCTTATGATTATGATCAGGATGGAGATATTGACATATTTGTTGGAAGTCATAGCGTCATAGGTACTTATGGAGTTTCTCCACAAAGCTATTTATTAGAAAACAAAGGTAAAGGTAAATTTATAGATATTACAAGTAACAAGGCTGCTGAAGCTAAAAATACCGGAATGATCACTGACGCTACTTGGCAAGATATAGATGGAGATGGTAAAAAAGATTTAATCCTTGTTGGCGAATGGATGTCTCCAAAAGTTTTTCTTAATGATGGAAGTTCATTAAACCTAATAAAAACAAATTTAGATGAAGTTTCCGGTTGGTTTAATACAGTAAAAGCTACTGATCTTGATAATGATGGGGATGTGGATTTGGTATTAGGTAACAGAGGTTTAAACTCGATTTACCAATGTAGTAAAGAAAGGCCATCTAAGATGTATATAAATGATTTTGATAATAATGGAACCGTAGAACAAATTGTTACACAGACAATAAATGGCAAAGACATTCCAATACATTTAAAAAATGAAATAACAGCACAAATTAATGTTCTGAAAAAGCAAAACCTTAAGTTTTCTGAATACGCTACTAAGGCAATTGATGAAATATTTTCTAAAGAAATTTTAGATAAAACAACCATTAAGACTGTAAATAACTTTGCAAGTTTAATAGCATATAACAATGGGAATAATACTTTTGAGATAAAAGAACTTCCAAAAGAGACACAATTATCTTGTATCTGTGATATCGAAACAAAGGATGTAAATAAAGATGGTCATTTAGATCTTATTGTTGCAGGTAACAATTACAATTTTAAGCCTCAATTCTCCAGATTAGATGCTAGTCGCGGAAACGTCTTGCTAGGAGATGGAAAAGGAAATTATAAAAATCAAAAAGCATCAGGGTTTTTAGTAGAAGATGAGGTAAGAGTCATGCACTGGATGAAAAATAAGTCTGGAGAAAAATATTTGCTTGTTGGCATTAACAATAAAGCTCCAAAAATATTTAAAATAGACAATAAATAG
- a CDS encoding VCBS repeat-containing protein, which yields MIKNLIILILGLLLVSGCKKQKVHQGELFDKITSEVTNVKFQNTLNPTEELNILDYLYYYNGAGVAVGDINKDDLVDVFFTSNQGENKLYLNKGNFQFEDITDKAGVKGNADWNTGTVMTDINGDGYLDIYVCAVVGLQGLQGRNELFINNGDNTFTEKASEYGLDFQNYTTSAAFFDYDNDGDLDMYLLNHAIHTQNSFGRAALRNKRSSESGDKLLRNDGDVFTDVSAEAGIFGGGNGYGLGIATADFNNDGYIDIYVSNDFHEDDYYYINNGDGTFSESLKESFGHTSRFSMGNDVSDINHDGYADIITLDMTPDEETVLKASAGDETVDMLQMRINRLGYHYQYARNMLQINKGGYFAETALLSGISATDWSWSALFADYDQDGEQDVFISNGIPKRPNDLDYIKYISNEKIQEKLNTKKLVDNEALNMMPSGKVQNCIFRGDKEISFMDKSSSWLPIENTASTGSAYADLDNDGDLDIITNNINASASFYQNKTNQKSKFLKLKFDFKDKNKLGIGTKVISYHQGIAQYKQLFTSKGFQSSSEPMIHFGYDTISTIDSLKIIWPDNTIQVAENIATNQTLTIKLLHKRNTVNYEELFPKNKGWFKKVDSIPGLRYVHKENNYTDFNRQKLIPYKISDRGPATAIGDLNGDGKDDIFFGSSKLEASQIYIQTDSGFKQLESDFLNTDKKKEDVAAIIEDLDNDGKKDLLIASSGGEFFGTSKELVDRLYVNSEAGLSKSVFPELYGHESVIKPFDVDADGDLDLFVGSYAVSNDFGKIPNSYLLINNNGNFAIKENQEIQQVGMVTDALWTDFDNDKVKDLIVIGEWMSPHFFKNNNGNLVDVTDKVSEIELKGLWQSIVDFDIDNDGDIDYLLGNFGLNSKFTASSDFPLKMYYSDFDNNNKTETILALPKNGKYYTALGLDELSGQLNYLKKKFTSYNSFAGKTVEEVFGKSELQKAELLEVHQLASGYLKNEKGTFVFVPFENSLQLSPITAMLKYDFNKDGKEEVFMAGNYFGVIPYHGRFDGFAGAMMKGYTSLIDAQELHINLSQKSARGLNIINFVNKDYLLITLNNGKSEIYEMLQ from the coding sequence ATGATCAAGAATTTAATCATATTAATATTGGGGCTGTTGCTTGTATCTGGGTGTAAAAAACAAAAAGTACACCAAGGAGAATTATTTGACAAAATAACTTCAGAGGTTACCAATGTGAAGTTTCAGAACACCCTAAATCCTACCGAAGAACTAAATATTCTTGATTATCTGTACTACTATAACGGAGCAGGGGTTGCAGTGGGAGATATTAATAAAGACGATTTAGTAGATGTGTTTTTCACCTCTAATCAAGGTGAAAATAAACTTTACCTAAATAAAGGAAACTTTCAATTCGAGGATATTACAGATAAAGCAGGAGTAAAAGGAAATGCTGATTGGAACACAGGAACAGTAATGACAGATATTAATGGCGATGGGTATCTAGATATTTATGTTTGTGCGGTTGTTGGGCTTCAGGGATTACAGGGAAGAAATGAATTATTTATAAATAACGGAGACAATACATTTACAGAGAAAGCGTCGGAGTATGGATTAGATTTTCAAAACTACACCACTTCAGCAGCATTCTTTGACTACGATAATGATGGCGATTTGGATATGTATTTATTAAATCACGCAATCCATACCCAGAACTCTTTTGGTAGAGCTGCACTCAGAAATAAAAGAAGCTCAGAAAGCGGAGATAAATTACTTCGTAATGATGGGGATGTATTTACAGATGTTAGTGCAGAAGCTGGCATTTTTGGTGGAGGAAACGGATATGGTCTTGGAATAGCAACAGCAGATTTTAATAATGATGGATATATAGATATTTATGTGAGTAATGATTTTCACGAAGATGATTATTATTATATCAATAATGGTGATGGCACTTTTAGTGAATCTCTAAAAGAGAGTTTTGGGCATACGAGCCGTTTCTCAATGGGTAATGATGTCTCTGATATTAATCACGATGGATATGCAGATATAATTACGTTGGATATGACTCCCGATGAAGAAACAGTTCTGAAGGCTTCTGCTGGAGATGAAACGGTAGATATGTTGCAAATGCGCATCAATCGATTAGGATACCATTATCAATATGCTCGTAATATGCTTCAGATCAATAAAGGAGGTTATTTTGCTGAAACTGCATTGCTAAGTGGTATATCGGCTACGGATTGGAGCTGGTCTGCCCTGTTTGCGGATTATGATCAAGATGGAGAACAAGATGTATTTATATCTAATGGAATTCCGAAACGCCCTAATGACCTAGACTATATTAAATATATTTCTAATGAAAAAATACAAGAAAAACTAAACACTAAAAAGTTAGTAGATAATGAGGCATTAAATATGATGCCTTCTGGCAAAGTGCAAAATTGTATTTTTAGAGGAGATAAAGAGATTAGCTTTATGGATAAATCTTCCAGCTGGCTCCCGATAGAAAATACAGCTTCTACAGGAAGTGCTTATGCCGATTTGGACAATGATGGAGATTTAGATATTATAACGAACAATATCAATGCGTCAGCTTCTTTTTATCAAAATAAAACAAATCAAAAAAGTAAGTTTTTAAAACTGAAATTTGATTTCAAAGACAAAAATAAACTAGGAATAGGAACCAAAGTAATATCGTACCATCAAGGAATTGCACAGTACAAGCAGTTATTTACTTCTAAGGGTTTCCAGTCTTCTTCAGAACCTATGATTCATTTTGGATACGATACGATATCAACTATAGATTCGCTAAAAATTATATGGCCCGATAATACAATTCAGGTTGCAGAAAATATAGCTACAAATCAAACATTAACAATTAAATTGTTACACAAAAGGAATACTGTGAATTATGAAGAACTATTTCCTAAAAATAAGGGCTGGTTTAAAAAAGTGGATTCTATTCCTGGATTACGGTATGTACATAAAGAAAATAATTACACAGATTTTAATCGTCAAAAGTTAATACCGTATAAAATTTCTGACAGAGGACCTGCTACGGCAATAGGGGATCTAAATGGAGATGGGAAAGATGATATTTTCTTTGGAAGTTCTAAACTTGAAGCATCTCAAATATATATCCAAACTGATTCGGGTTTTAAACAACTGGAATCTGATTTTCTTAATACCGATAAAAAGAAAGAAGACGTAGCTGCTATTATAGAAGATTTAGATAATGATGGTAAAAAAGACTTATTGATTGCATCTTCTGGAGGAGAGTTTTTTGGGACATCTAAGGAGTTGGTGGATAGATTGTATGTAAACTCAGAGGCAGGTTTATCTAAAAGCGTTTTTCCAGAATTATATGGACATGAATCAGTAATTAAACCCTTTGATGTAGACGCAGATGGAGATCTTGATCTTTTTGTGGGAAGCTATGCTGTTTCTAATGATTTTGGTAAAATTCCAAACTCGTATCTCTTAATAAATAATAATGGAAATTTCGCCATAAAAGAAAACCAAGAGATTCAACAAGTGGGCATGGTTACTGATGCTCTTTGGACCGATTTCGATAATGATAAAGTAAAAGATTTGATTGTAATAGGAGAATGGATGTCACCACATTTTTTTAAAAACAATAATGGAAATCTAGTTGATGTTACCGATAAAGTTTCTGAAATAGAATTAAAAGGTCTTTGGCAATCTATAGTAGATTTTGATATTGATAATGACGGTGATATTGATTATTTGTTAGGCAATTTTGGATTGAACTCTAAATTTACTGCTTCTTCGGATTTTCCTCTAAAAATGTACTATTCTGATTTTGATAACAATAATAAAACGGAAACAATTTTAGCATTACCTAAAAACGGAAAATACTATACTGCCTTGGGTTTAGATGAATTGTCAGGTCAGTTAAACTATCTAAAGAAAAAGTTTACATCATATAACAGTTTTGCAGGTAAGACTGTAGAAGAAGTTTTTGGAAAAAGTGAACTGCAGAAAGCGGAGCTGTTAGAAGTGCATCAATTAGCTTCTGGGTATTTGAAAAATGAAAAAGGAACATTCGTGTTTGTTCCTTTTGAAAACTCTCTCCAATTATCCCCAATTACTGCCATGTTAAAATATGATTTTAACAAAGACGGAAAAGAAGAAGTGTTTATGGCGGGGAACTATTTTGGAGTGATTCCTTATCATGGCAGATTTGATGGATTTGCTGGGGCGATGATGAAAGGATATACTTCGTTAATTGATGCCCAAGAGTTGCATATTAATTTGAGTCAGAAATCCGCTAGAGGGTTAAATATTATTAATTTTGTAAATAAGGATTATTTACTAATCACACTAAACAATGGAAAATCAGAGATTTATGAAATGCTTCAATAA